In a single window of the Osmia bicornis bicornis chromosome 7, iOsmBic2.1, whole genome shotgun sequence genome:
- the LOC114873055 gene encoding longitudinals lacking protein, isoforms H/M/V-like isoform X44 — MEDDQQFCLRWNNHQSTLIQNFDTLLESGTLVDCTLAAEGKYLKAHKVVLSACSPYFEGLLSEHYDKHPVFILKDVKFKELKAMMDYMYRGEVNISQDQLAALLKAAESLQIKGLSESKTSGSNKMDTRQQKVVPQVTAAPCDIPQGAPGLTIEKNKVPTRQNLPQGSVGDLPEDSASPQIPPKGLSSREGSQSPTSRKRKRFRRRSIGEDNNSMENHEASNSNDMSQQVAVPALGIAPVAEETSHVDPADSIGRSALMTQLTRPADEMLQLPLEKPEPNDSLIEPKSEYMDDPEEGVEDLTLDDDMNDLNEMEPDNNRAGPSHDPSQHPAGIGAWHVTGDRSNAGGVVGSVAGAPGTTDEVFLAAQEAAQAHRDSQDALKRSLLRHEIKKKEGKVSKVRRRCERCYQENVKKFGSQVARNCTVKVATFCENCYGKPHLCLSCFYAEHFDMP, encoded by the exons ATGGAAGATGACCAGCAGTTTTGTTTAAGGTGGAATAACCACCAGAGTACATTGATCCAAAACTTCGATACACTTCTAGAAAGCGGCACTCTGGTTGATTGCACGTTAGCTGCCgaaggaaaatatttaaaagcgCATAAAGTGGTACTTTCGGCGTGCAGTCCCTATTTTGAG ggACTTCTGAGCGAACACTATGATAAGCATCCGGTGTTTATCCTTAAAGACgttaagtttaaagaattgaAAGCAATGATGGACTATATGTACAGGGGAGAAGTGAATATCTCCCAAGACCAGCTCGCAGCGTTACTCAAAGCTGCTGAATCACTGCAAATCAAGGGGTTATCCGAAAGTAAAACGAGTGGCAGTAACAAAATGGATACGAGGCAACAGAAAGTCGTGCCACAAGTTACGGCGGCCCCGTGTGACATTCCACAGGGGGCTCCTGGTCTAACCATAGAAAAAAACAAAGTTCCTACTAGACAAAATTTGCCGCAGGGATCTGTTGGGGACCTACCGGAAGACTCTGCTAGTCCCCAAATACCACCCAAAGGTCTTTCTTCGAG GGAAGGTTCGCAAAGTCCAACttcgagaaaaagaaaaaggtttcGAAGAAGAAGCATCGGTGAAGATAATAATTCGATGGAAAACCACGAGGCCTCAAACTCGAACGATATGTCTCAACAAGTGGCTGTTCCAGCACTTGGTATCGCGCCTGTCGCGGAAGAAACGTCACACGTAGATCCTGCAGACTCGATTGGCAGGTCAGCCTTAATGACGCAGCTGACGAGACCTGCGGACGAAATGCTGCAA CTACCACTAGAAAAACCGGAGCCAAATGATAGTCTCATCGAGCCAAAGTCGGAATATATGGACGATCCGGAAGAAGGCGTCGAAGATCTGACGCTCGACGATGACATGAACGATCTAAACGAAATGGAACCGGATAACAATAGAGCTGGCCCGTCCCACGATCCCTCGCAACACCCAG CAGGAATAGGCGCGTGGCACGTTACAGGAGATCGAAGTAACGCGGGGGGAGTTGTGGGCTCGGTGGCAGGAGCTCCTGGAACGACAGACGAAGTCTTTCTCGCAGCCCAAGAGGCCGCCCAGGCCCACCGCGACTCTCAAG ATGCATTGAAGAGAAGTTTGCTGCGACACGAAATCAAAAAGAAAGAGGGGAAAGTATCTAAAGTAAGACGTCGTTGCGAGAGATGTTACCAAGAGAATGTGAAAAAGTTTGGTAGTCAGGTCGCGAGAAACTGTACCGTCAAAGTAGCTACGTTTTGCGAGAATTGTTACGGCAAACCTCATCTCTGCTTGTCATGTTTCTATGCGGAACATTTTGATATGCCATGA
- the LOC114873055 gene encoding longitudinals lacking protein, isoforms H/M/V-like isoform X45, producing MEDDQQFCLRWNNHQSTLIQNFDTLLESGTLVDCTLAAEGKYLKAHKVVLSACSPYFEGLLSEHYDKHPVFILKDVKFKELKAMMDYMYRGEVNISQDQLAALLKAAESLQIKGLSESKTSGSNKMDTRQQKVVPQVTAAPCDIPQGAPGLTIEKNKVPTRQNLPQGSVGDLPEDSASPQIPPKGLSSREGSQSPTSRKRKRFRRRSIGEDNNSMENHEASNSNDMSQQVAVPALGIAPVAEETSHVDPADSIGRSALMTQLTRPADEMLQLPLEKPEPNDSLIEPKSEYMDDPEEGVEDLTLDDDMNDLNEMEPDNNRAGPSHDPSQHPGGGAVARSRSRGNLGGGGGALWASHFLECKKGPNMRRPRPDVDVGALLKSLANKQGRKYSLDSVKMSLEAILQQGVSTTQASEMYGINRSTLQFYLKKLNVVRRRWRQQPSNLMQPRQP from the exons ATGGAAGATGACCAGCAGTTTTGTTTAAGGTGGAATAACCACCAGAGTACATTGATCCAAAACTTCGATACACTTCTAGAAAGCGGCACTCTGGTTGATTGCACGTTAGCTGCCgaaggaaaatatttaaaagcgCATAAAGTGGTACTTTCGGCGTGCAGTCCCTATTTTGAG ggACTTCTGAGCGAACACTATGATAAGCATCCGGTGTTTATCCTTAAAGACgttaagtttaaagaattgaAAGCAATGATGGACTATATGTACAGGGGAGAAGTGAATATCTCCCAAGACCAGCTCGCAGCGTTACTCAAAGCTGCTGAATCACTGCAAATCAAGGGGTTATCCGAAAGTAAAACGAGTGGCAGTAACAAAATGGATACGAGGCAACAGAAAGTCGTGCCACAAGTTACGGCGGCCCCGTGTGACATTCCACAGGGGGCTCCTGGTCTAACCATAGAAAAAAACAAAGTTCCTACTAGACAAAATTTGCCGCAGGGATCTGTTGGGGACCTACCGGAAGACTCTGCTAGTCCCCAAATACCACCCAAAGGTCTTTCTTCGAG GGAAGGTTCGCAAAGTCCAACttcgagaaaaagaaaaaggtttcGAAGAAGAAGCATCGGTGAAGATAATAATTCGATGGAAAACCACGAGGCCTCAAACTCGAACGATATGTCTCAACAAGTGGCTGTTCCAGCACTTGGTATCGCGCCTGTCGCGGAAGAAACGTCACACGTAGATCCTGCAGACTCGATTGGCAGGTCAGCCTTAATGACGCAGCTGACGAGACCTGCGGACGAAATGCTGCAA CTACCACTAGAAAAACCGGAGCCAAATGATAGTCTCATCGAGCCAAAGTCGGAATATATGGACGATCCGGAAGAAGGCGTCGAAGATCTGACGCTCGACGATGACATGAACGATCTAAACGAAATGGAACCGGATAACAATAGAGCTGGCCCGTCCCACGATCCCTCGCAACACCCAG GTGGGGGGGCGGTTGCGCGGTCTCGGTCGAGAGGGAATTTgggtggtggtggcggtgcCCTCTGGGCGTCCCATTTCCTCGAATGTAAAAAAGGGCCGAACATGAGACGGCCACGCCCGGACGTTGACGTAGGCGCGTTGCTTAAATCGCTGGCAAACAAACAGGGCAGAAAGTATAGTTTAGACTCGGTTAAAATGTCCCTGGAAGCAATATTACAGCAGGGGGTTAGCACCACTCAGGCATCAGAGATGTATGGGATTAATCGATCAACCCTGCAGTTCTATTTGAAAAAGTTGAACGTCGTCAGAAGGAGATGGAGACAACAACCTAGTAACCTGATGCAGCCTAGACAGCCTTAA